The following proteins are co-located in the Pseudarthrobacter siccitolerans genome:
- a CDS encoding agmatine deiminase family protein, with amino-acid sequence MPAETARQERLWMAFPAGGYTLGESAEAAHAARSTWAAVANAAVEFQPVTMVVDPDDVGTAAAYLHPDVEVLAAPLNDAWMRDIGPTFVLDGDGRLGAVDWVFNGWGGQDWAQWDKDALIAGEVAGRSAARHIVSALVNEGGGIQVDGQGTVLVTETVQLDPGRNPDLSRADVERELARTIGATHVVWLPRGLTRDSERFGTRGHVDIVAAIPSPGTLLVHSQENPEHPDFEVSREIIDFLRGTTDAAGRQWKIIEVPAPETLRDDEGFVDYSYINHVVVNGGVIACSFNDPQDDKALQILAEAYPGRRIVAIDARKLFARGGGIHCITQQQPAASQKVVS; translated from the coding sequence ATGCCTGCCGAAACTGCCCGCCAGGAGCGGCTGTGGATGGCTTTCCCGGCTGGCGGCTACACGCTCGGCGAATCCGCGGAGGCCGCCCATGCTGCCAGGTCCACCTGGGCTGCCGTGGCGAACGCCGCCGTCGAGTTCCAGCCGGTCACCATGGTGGTGGATCCCGACGACGTCGGCACGGCCGCCGCCTACCTGCACCCTGACGTTGAGGTGCTCGCCGCCCCGCTGAATGATGCATGGATGCGCGACATCGGGCCCACGTTCGTCCTGGACGGCGACGGCCGGCTCGGTGCCGTGGACTGGGTGTTCAACGGCTGGGGCGGCCAGGACTGGGCGCAGTGGGACAAGGACGCGCTGATCGCCGGCGAGGTGGCCGGCCGCTCCGCAGCCCGGCACATCGTGTCAGCACTGGTCAACGAGGGCGGCGGCATCCAGGTGGACGGCCAGGGAACGGTGCTGGTGACGGAAACCGTGCAGCTGGATCCCGGACGCAATCCGGACCTCAGCCGGGCCGACGTCGAGCGGGAACTTGCCCGCACCATCGGCGCCACCCATGTGGTGTGGCTGCCGCGCGGCCTGACCCGGGACTCGGAGCGGTTCGGCACCCGCGGCCACGTGGATATTGTGGCCGCGATCCCCTCGCCCGGCACGCTCCTGGTCCACTCCCAGGAAAACCCGGAACACCCCGATTTCGAGGTCTCCCGGGAAATCATCGACTTCCTCCGGGGCACCACCGACGCCGCCGGCCGGCAGTGGAAGATCATCGAGGTCCCCGCCCCCGAAACCCTGCGGGACGATGAGGGCTTTGTGGACTACAGCTACATCAATCACGTGGTGGTCAACGGCGGCGTCATCGCCTGCAGCTTCAACGACCCCCAGGACGACAAGGCCCTGCAGATCCTGGCGGAGGCCTACCCCGGACGGCGTATTGTCGCCATCGACGCGCGCAAGCTTTTTGCCCGCGGCGGGGGGATCCACTGCATCACCCAACAGCAGCCCGCTGCCTCCCAGAAAGTGGTGTCATGA
- a CDS encoding nitrilase-related carbon-nitrogen hydrolase: MIEISCLGAPASLARTTPSARPSLRVGVVQHRWQADSAAVEAELDEGIGRAARLGASVVFLPELTLSRYPADTRPHNDPSEGPTRTRPSDTAEDLLTGPTFRFAADAARRHGVSVHASLYQRAGDPDGTDDGLGLNTAILVSPEGELLARTHKLHIPVTAGYYEDKFFRQGPAAADAYEVHAPAELGGARLGMPTCWDEWFPEVARLYSLGGAEILVYPTAIGSEPDHPDFDTQPLWQQVIVGNGIANGLFMIAPNRWGSEGTLNFYGSSFISDPYGRILAQAPRDESAVLVADLDLDQRKDWLTLFPFLATRRPDTYARLTEPVRPNELLGGERGFAEACS; the protein is encoded by the coding sequence ATGATTGAAATTTCCTGCCTCGGCGCACCCGCTTCCCTGGCCCGGACAACGCCGTCCGCCCGGCCCTCCCTGCGCGTCGGCGTGGTCCAGCACCGGTGGCAAGCGGACAGCGCCGCCGTCGAGGCCGAACTGGACGAGGGCATCGGCCGGGCCGCACGGCTGGGAGCCTCCGTGGTCTTCCTGCCGGAGTTGACGCTTTCGCGCTACCCGGCAGACACCCGCCCGCACAACGACCCGTCCGAAGGCCCCACCCGAACCCGGCCCTCGGACACCGCCGAAGACCTGCTCACCGGCCCCACCTTCCGTTTCGCCGCCGATGCTGCCCGCCGCCACGGAGTATCCGTGCATGCGTCCCTGTACCAGCGCGCGGGAGACCCGGACGGCACGGACGACGGCCTGGGCTTGAACACCGCCATCCTGGTCTCCCCTGAAGGAGAGCTCCTGGCCCGGACGCACAAGCTCCACATCCCCGTCACCGCCGGATACTACGAGGACAAGTTCTTCCGCCAGGGACCGGCCGCCGCCGACGCCTATGAAGTCCACGCTCCCGCGGAACTTGGCGGCGCCCGGCTGGGAATGCCCACCTGCTGGGACGAATGGTTCCCCGAGGTCGCACGGCTGTACTCCCTGGGCGGGGCGGAAATCCTGGTCTACCCCACCGCGATCGGCTCCGAACCGGACCACCCGGACTTCGACACCCAGCCGCTGTGGCAGCAGGTCATCGTGGGCAACGGCATTGCCAACGGCCTGTTCATGATCGCCCCGAACCGGTGGGGCAGCGAAGGGACCCTGAACTTCTACGGCTCGTCCTTCATCTCCGATCCCTACGGCCGGATCCTTGCCCAAGCGCCGCGGGACGAGTCCGCGGTCCTCGTGGCCGACCTCGACCTGGACCAGCGGAAGGACTGGCTGACCCTGTTCCCGTTCCTGGCCACCCGCCGCCCGGACACCTACGCCCGCCTCACCGAACCCGTCCGCCCGAACGAACTCCTGGGCGGCGAGCGCGGCTTCGCAGAGGCCTGCTCATGA
- a CDS encoding Dps family protein produces MKASPTLTNNLQAVLADLIELHIQGKQAHWNIVGTNFRDLHLQLDEIVDAARQFADDAAERMRALHALPDGRSSTVAESTSLAPFPEGLISTKDAIERIVAALEAAVGTMRKVHDEVDEEDPTTADLLHEFIAKLEQFAWMVNAETMKATASVTAPDAQ; encoded by the coding sequence ATGAAAGCTTCACCGACACTGACCAACAACCTGCAGGCTGTGCTCGCGGACCTGATCGAACTGCACATCCAGGGCAAGCAGGCCCACTGGAACATCGTGGGAACCAACTTCCGTGACCTTCACCTGCAGTTGGATGAGATCGTGGACGCCGCCCGCCAGTTTGCCGATGATGCTGCCGAGCGGATGCGGGCACTGCACGCCCTGCCGGACGGGCGCAGTTCCACCGTGGCTGAATCCACCAGCCTCGCTCCTTTTCCCGAGGGCCTCATCAGTACCAAGGACGCCATCGAGCGCATTGTTGCCGCCCTTGAGGCTGCGGTAGGCACCATGCGCAAGGTCCATGACGAGGTGGACGAGGAGGATCCCACGACGGCGGACCTCCTGCACGAGTTCATTGCCAAACTCGAGCAGTTCGCATGGATGGTCAATGCCGAGACCATGAAGGCCACCGCGAGCGTCACCGCCCCGGACGCGCAGTAG
- a CDS encoding MFS transporter — protein sequence MTAFSTPQQDRTTLKAPAARHPDLTRGTWRDWLALGLLMFPVLLVAVDNTALTFALPAIARALGTSGVELLWIVDAYPLVLAGLLVAMGSLGDRIGRRRLLIIGSIGFAAVSAATAFAPTAGWLIAGRAALGFFGAMLMPSTLSLIRNIFPDPNRRRLAIAIWAAGFSGGAALGPIFGGWLVEQFWWGAVLLVAVPIMLPLLAFGPAFIPESRDPSPGRVDAPSILLSLLTMVPVVYGIKEYATKGPAPLALGSIAFGLAMGAAFVRRQQRLDSPLLDMSLFQNRVFSTAITANVLALFSFNGFILFLAQHLQLLEGMSPSAAGMAMIPALLATVAAGLAVVPLVRKVRPGFVVAAGLGMSAGGYSLVTFGSHSNGPALLLAALLVLALGVGTAETISNDLILGSVPAEKSGAASAISETGYEVGALLGTAVLGSILTASYQHNLHLPAGVAEAAGGQGTAHAGETLAGAMDLAAGLPAPLADAVRQAAGSAFDSGVHVTAAIGLVLMATAAVLAAVVLRQVPKAG from the coding sequence ATGACCGCTTTCTCCACCCCGCAGCAGGACCGAACCACACTGAAGGCCCCGGCAGCCCGCCACCCTGATTTAACCCGGGGCACCTGGCGCGACTGGCTTGCCCTGGGACTGCTGATGTTCCCGGTCCTGCTCGTCGCCGTCGACAACACAGCCCTGACGTTTGCCCTGCCGGCGATTGCCCGGGCCCTAGGCACCTCCGGCGTGGAACTTCTGTGGATCGTGGACGCCTACCCGCTGGTGCTGGCGGGACTGCTCGTTGCCATGGGGAGCCTGGGCGACCGGATCGGACGGCGCCGGCTCCTGATCATCGGCAGCATCGGCTTCGCGGCAGTGTCAGCCGCAACGGCATTCGCCCCCACTGCCGGCTGGCTGATAGCGGGCCGGGCCGCCCTGGGTTTCTTCGGCGCGATGCTGATGCCCTCCACACTGTCCCTGATCCGCAACATCTTCCCGGACCCCAACCGCCGCCGGCTGGCAATCGCCATCTGGGCGGCCGGGTTTTCCGGCGGCGCGGCCCTCGGGCCGATCTTCGGCGGGTGGCTCGTGGAACAATTTTGGTGGGGAGCGGTGCTCCTGGTGGCGGTGCCCATCATGTTGCCGCTGCTGGCTTTCGGCCCGGCGTTCATTCCGGAATCCCGGGACCCCTCGCCGGGCAGGGTGGACGCGCCGAGTATCCTGCTCTCGCTGCTGACCATGGTGCCGGTGGTCTACGGCATCAAGGAATACGCCACCAAGGGACCGGCACCCCTGGCCCTGGGAAGCATAGCCTTCGGACTGGCCATGGGCGCCGCGTTCGTCCGCCGGCAACAGCGGCTGGACAGCCCCTTGCTGGACATGTCCCTGTTCCAAAACCGGGTGTTCAGCACGGCCATCACGGCGAACGTCCTTGCCCTGTTCTCCTTCAACGGCTTTATCCTCTTCCTGGCCCAGCACCTGCAACTCCTCGAAGGCATGTCCCCTTCGGCCGCAGGAATGGCCATGATTCCGGCGCTGCTGGCTACCGTGGCGGCAGGCCTGGCGGTGGTGCCCCTGGTCCGCAAGGTCCGTCCCGGCTTTGTGGTGGCAGCCGGACTCGGCATGAGCGCCGGCGGGTACAGCCTGGTGACTTTCGGGAGCCATTCCAACGGGCCGGCGCTCCTGCTCGCAGCGCTGCTGGTCCTGGCGCTGGGCGTGGGGACGGCGGAGACCATCTCCAATGACCTCATCCTGGGCAGCGTGCCGGCGGAAAAATCCGGTGCGGCATCGGCTATCTCTGAGACGGGGTACGAGGTGGGCGCCCTGCTGGGCACCGCGGTGCTGGGCTCGATCCTCACGGCCTCCTACCAGCACAACCTGCATCTGCCGGCCGGCGTCGCGGAAGCTGCCGGCGGCCAGGGCACCGCCCATGCCGGCGAGACTCTGGCCGGAGCCATGGACCTGGCAGCGGGACTGCCTGCTCCCCTGGCGGATGCCGTCCGGCAGGCCGCCGGCTCAGCCTTCGACTCGGGTGTGCACGTCACTGCGGCGATCGGGCTGGTGCTGATGGCGACGGCGGCAGTACTTGCCGCCGTCGTCCTGCGGCAAGTGCCCAAGGCCGGATAA
- a CDS encoding TetR/AcrR family transcriptional regulator — MARKPVARDAVLDAFEELLIDVGERAATLDAVAKRAGVSKGGLLYHFPNKEALIAATLERLDRLAGEDLGVMESAPEGAAAYFIRSSLWSDTPMDRSFVAATRLAEVAHEEARRRFAAIQRQWLELIGRDVGPAMAKAVLYMGDGLYFNAMWESGPSGKAGNRQAEVDELLAAVERLRG, encoded by the coding sequence ATGGCCAGAAAACCCGTTGCGCGAGATGCAGTCCTCGATGCCTTTGAAGAACTCCTGATCGACGTGGGGGAGCGCGCCGCCACCCTGGACGCGGTGGCGAAACGGGCAGGTGTCTCCAAAGGCGGGCTGCTGTACCACTTCCCCAACAAGGAGGCGCTGATCGCGGCGACCCTTGAGCGGCTGGACCGCCTGGCGGGGGAGGATCTGGGCGTCATGGAATCCGCGCCCGAAGGCGCGGCGGCCTATTTCATCCGGTCATCGCTCTGGTCCGACACCCCCATGGACAGGTCCTTCGTGGCCGCCACGCGCCTCGCTGAAGTGGCCCACGAGGAGGCCCGCCGCCGCTTCGCCGCCATCCAGCGGCAATGGCTGGAGCTCATCGGCAGGGATGTGGGCCCGGCAATGGCAAAGGCCGTGCTGTACATGGGGGACGGGCTGTACTTCAACGCCATGTGGGAGAGCGGGCCGTCCGGAAAGGCCGGCAACCGGCAGGCCGAGGTGGACGAACTCCTGGCCGCCGTCGAGCGGCTCAGGGGCTAG
- the gcvP gene encoding aminomethyl-transferring glycine dehydrogenase, whose product MEFLVTVSPAPASPAPVAPAATAPAATFVDRHIGARRQADVDTMLKAVGYDTVDALVDTAVPKDIRQDSALELAGALSEVEALAELRRLAAKNKTAVQMIGQGYYDTVTPPVIRRNILEGPAWYTAYTPYQPEISQGRLEALLNFQTMVQDLVGLPIANASLLDEATAVAEAVLMMRRANKNKEAHDGKTVLDADCLPQTIAIVKGRAEALGFEVEVADLTQGLPDGVINGVVLQQPGASGRVFDHSAVIANAKERGALVTVAADLLALTLITPPGEQGADIAVGSAQRFGVPLFYGGPHAAYMAVQKGLERSMPGRLVGVSKDSAGVPAYRLALQTREQHIRREKATSNICTAQALLAIVASMYAVYHGPEGLKAIARSAHAHAATLATSLKAAGFDVLHTSFFDTVTVSVPGKAAGIVAGAEARGINLRSIDADTVGFSTDETTTPTIVDAVLEAFGARLAEVTDAFGLDAAVERSSDFLQHPVFNTHRSETQLLRYIRKLSDRDLALDRTMIPLGSCTMKLNATAEMEAISWPEFASIHPFAPDSQTEGWRELIADLEAQLTEITGYDQVSIQPNAGSQGELAGLLAIRGYHHSRGDQQRNVCLIPASAHGTNAASAVLAGMKVVVVATAADGTIDHADLYAKIEANKDALSCIMITYPSTHGVYDADVREVCDAIHAAGGQVYIDGANLNALVGLAQPGKFGGDVSHLNLHKTFCIPHGGGGPGVGPVAAKAHLAPFMPGNAATWTEGNDVPISASKYGSAGVLPISWAYVKLMGGQGLTEATKSALLAANYIAARLNDFFPVLYTGEGGLVAHECILDLRELTAKTGVTAEDVAKRLIDYGFHAPTLAFPVAGTLMVEPTESEDLGEMDRFIEAMISIRAEIDQVAHGEFSVTDSPLRNAPHTAAAVISSDWDRAYPREQAVFPVKSLKQDKYFPPVGRIDGAAGDRNLICSCPPLSEFEN is encoded by the coding sequence ATGGAGTTCCTCGTGACTGTTTCTCCGGCCCCCGCCTCCCCGGCCCCCGTCGCTCCGGCCGCCACTGCGCCGGCTGCCACCTTTGTTGACCGTCACATTGGCGCCCGCCGCCAGGCTGACGTCGACACCATGCTCAAAGCCGTGGGCTACGACACCGTGGACGCACTGGTTGACACCGCGGTGCCCAAGGACATCCGCCAGGATTCGGCACTGGAACTGGCTGGCGCCCTGAGCGAGGTGGAGGCGCTCGCCGAACTTCGCAGGCTGGCCGCGAAGAACAAGACCGCGGTGCAGATGATTGGCCAGGGTTATTACGACACGGTGACGCCGCCGGTGATCCGCCGCAACATCCTTGAGGGTCCGGCCTGGTACACCGCCTACACGCCCTACCAGCCCGAGATCTCCCAGGGCCGCCTCGAAGCGCTGCTGAACTTCCAGACCATGGTCCAGGACCTCGTTGGCCTGCCCATCGCCAACGCCTCCCTGCTGGACGAAGCCACGGCAGTGGCCGAGGCCGTGCTGATGATGCGCCGGGCGAACAAGAACAAAGAGGCGCACGACGGCAAGACGGTGCTGGATGCCGACTGCCTGCCGCAGACCATTGCCATCGTCAAGGGCCGCGCCGAGGCGCTGGGCTTCGAGGTGGAGGTCGCTGACCTCACCCAAGGCCTTCCCGACGGCGTCATCAACGGCGTGGTGCTCCAGCAGCCCGGCGCCTCCGGCCGGGTATTCGACCACAGCGCAGTGATTGCCAACGCCAAGGAGCGCGGCGCACTTGTCACCGTCGCCGCGGACCTCCTCGCGCTGACCCTCATCACTCCTCCGGGCGAGCAGGGCGCGGACATCGCCGTCGGATCGGCGCAGCGCTTCGGCGTCCCGCTGTTCTACGGCGGCCCGCACGCAGCCTACATGGCCGTGCAGAAAGGCCTGGAACGCTCCATGCCCGGCCGACTGGTGGGTGTCTCCAAGGACTCCGCGGGCGTCCCGGCCTACCGCCTTGCCCTGCAGACCCGCGAGCAGCACATCCGCCGCGAGAAGGCCACCTCCAACATCTGCACGGCCCAGGCGCTCCTGGCCATCGTGGCCTCAATGTACGCCGTGTACCATGGCCCCGAGGGCCTGAAGGCTATCGCCCGGTCCGCCCACGCCCATGCCGCGACGCTCGCCACCTCCCTGAAGGCCGCCGGCTTCGACGTCCTGCACACCAGCTTCTTCGACACCGTCACGGTCTCCGTTCCGGGCAAGGCCGCAGGCATCGTCGCAGGCGCTGAGGCCCGGGGCATCAACCTGCGCAGCATCGACGCGGACACGGTGGGCTTCTCCACCGATGAAACCACGACGCCGACCATTGTCGACGCCGTCCTTGAAGCCTTTGGTGCCCGGCTGGCCGAGGTTACGGACGCGTTTGGCCTGGACGCCGCCGTCGAGCGTTCCTCCGACTTCCTGCAGCACCCGGTGTTCAACACCCACCGGTCCGAAACGCAGCTGCTGCGCTACATCAGGAAGCTCAGCGACCGCGACCTGGCGCTGGACCGCACCATGATCCCGCTGGGTTCCTGCACCATGAAGCTGAACGCGACGGCCGAAATGGAAGCCATCTCCTGGCCCGAGTTCGCGTCCATCCACCCGTTCGCCCCGGATTCCCAGACCGAAGGCTGGCGCGAGCTGATTGCGGACCTGGAAGCCCAGCTGACCGAGATCACCGGGTACGACCAGGTGTCCATCCAGCCCAACGCCGGCTCACAGGGCGAACTCGCCGGCCTGCTGGCCATCCGCGGCTACCACCACTCCCGGGGAGACCAGCAGCGCAACGTCTGCCTGATCCCGGCTTCGGCCCACGGCACCAATGCTGCCTCGGCTGTCCTTGCGGGCATGAAGGTTGTTGTGGTAGCCACGGCTGCTGACGGCACCATCGACCACGCCGACCTCTACGCCAAGATCGAGGCCAACAAGGATGCCCTGTCCTGCATTATGATCACTTACCCGTCCACGCACGGCGTGTACGACGCCGACGTGCGCGAAGTCTGCGACGCGATCCACGCCGCAGGCGGACAGGTTTACATTGACGGCGCCAACCTCAACGCCCTCGTTGGCCTGGCCCAGCCGGGCAAGTTCGGCGGCGACGTGTCCCACCTGAACCTCCACAAGACGTTCTGCATCCCGCACGGCGGCGGCGGACCCGGCGTCGGCCCCGTTGCTGCCAAGGCGCACCTGGCCCCGTTCATGCCCGGAAACGCGGCCACCTGGACCGAAGGCAACGACGTCCCGATCTCCGCGTCCAAGTACGGCTCCGCCGGCGTGCTGCCCATTTCCTGGGCCTACGTGAAGCTGATGGGTGGCCAGGGACTTACCGAAGCAACCAAGTCTGCCCTGCTCGCCGCGAACTACATCGCCGCCCGCCTGAACGACTTCTTCCCGGTCCTGTACACGGGAGAAGGCGGCCTGGTGGCGCACGAGTGCATCCTGGACCTGCGCGAGCTGACGGCCAAGACGGGTGTCACCGCCGAGGACGTGGCCAAGCGCCTCATCGACTACGGCTTTCACGCTCCCACCCTGGCGTTCCCCGTTGCGGGGACCCTGATGGTGGAGCCCACCGAGTCCGAGGACCTCGGCGAGATGGACCGCTTCATCGAGGCCATGATCTCCATCCGCGCCGAAATTGACCAGGTGGCGCACGGTGAGTTCTCCGTGACTGACAGCCCGCTGCGCAATGCCCCGCACACCGCGGCGGCCGTCATCAGCAGCGACTGGGACCGCGCCTACCCGCGCGAGCAGGCCGTGTTCCCGGTGAAGTCGCTCAAGCAGGACAAGTACTTCCCGCCGGTTGGGCGCATCGACGGCGCGGCCGGCGACCGGAACCTGATCTGCTCCTGCCCGCCGCTTTCCGAGTTCGAGAACTGA
- the gcvT gene encoding glycine cleavage system aminomethyltransferase GcvT, which translates to MTEKYTALYEEHKKLGASFTDFGGRQMPLKYSSELAEHHAVRKSAGLFDLSHMGEVWVTGPDAAAFLDYALVGKISAMPVGKAKYSLICNEAGGIIDDLITYRQPTAADGTDVFLVVPNAGNAGVVAAALAGRAEGFDAQVDDASAATSLIAVQGPKAQELLLRLVPAAQHGLVTELKYYAAVEVPILVGGTGLDLLLARTGYTGEDGFEIFVSDDHAVGLWQALVAIADDGELTPAGLACRDSLRLEAGMPLYGNELSLEGDPFAAGLGPVVALSKEGDFVGKAALAAKKEAGAGSTTGRRLVGLKGLGRRAGRAHYPVLKDGNVVGEVTSGQPSPTLGYPVAMAYVDVELTGPGTALDIDLRGKAEPFEVVDLPFYKRTR; encoded by the coding sequence ATGACTGAGAAGTACACCGCTCTTTACGAGGAGCACAAGAAGCTGGGAGCCTCCTTTACCGACTTCGGCGGCCGGCAGATGCCCCTGAAGTACAGCTCCGAGCTCGCCGAGCACCACGCCGTCCGCAAGAGCGCCGGGCTGTTCGACCTGTCCCACATGGGCGAGGTCTGGGTGACCGGCCCGGATGCGGCGGCGTTCCTGGATTATGCCCTCGTGGGAAAGATTTCCGCCATGCCGGTGGGCAAGGCAAAATACTCCCTCATCTGCAACGAGGCCGGTGGCATCATCGACGACCTCATCACGTACCGCCAGCCCACAGCTGCCGACGGCACCGACGTTTTCCTTGTGGTTCCTAACGCGGGCAATGCCGGAGTGGTGGCTGCTGCCCTGGCCGGGCGGGCTGAAGGATTTGATGCCCAGGTCGACGACGCCTCCGCAGCCACCTCCCTGATCGCGGTCCAGGGCCCGAAAGCGCAGGAGCTGCTGCTCCGCCTGGTCCCCGCCGCCCAGCACGGCCTGGTGACCGAGCTGAAGTACTACGCCGCAGTGGAGGTTCCGATCCTCGTCGGCGGTACCGGACTGGACCTGCTGCTCGCCCGCACCGGCTACACCGGCGAGGACGGGTTCGAGATCTTTGTGTCCGACGACCACGCCGTCGGCCTGTGGCAGGCGCTCGTCGCCATCGCGGACGACGGGGAGCTGACGCCCGCGGGCCTCGCCTGCCGCGACTCCCTCCGGCTCGAAGCGGGGATGCCCCTCTACGGGAACGAGCTCTCCCTGGAGGGTGACCCGTTCGCAGCAGGCCTGGGACCCGTCGTCGCACTGTCCAAGGAAGGCGACTTCGTGGGCAAGGCCGCACTGGCCGCCAAAAAGGAAGCAGGCGCCGGCAGCACCACCGGGCGCAGGCTCGTGGGGCTCAAGGGATTGGGCCGCCGCGCCGGCCGCGCCCACTACCCGGTCCTCAAGGATGGCAACGTCGTCGGCGAAGTCACTTCCGGCCAGCCCTCGCCCACCCTTGGCTATCCCGTGGCCATGGCCTACGTCGACGTTGAGCTCACCGGACCCGGCACGGCACTGGACATCGATCTCCGCGGCAAAGCAGAGCCCTTCGAAGTCGTCGACCTCCCGTTCTACAAGCGCACCAGGTAG
- the gcvH gene encoding glycine cleavage system protein GcvH — MAKVAAELQYSDEHEWVAREDGNLVSIGISAVATDALGDIVYVDLPEVGSAVTAGETCGEVESTKSVSDLYSPVTGEVVEINTGVVDDPALINNDPYGAGWLFKVAAESEGPLLSAQDYASKNGGDL, encoded by the coding sequence ATGGCTAAAGTTGCCGCTGAATTGCAGTACTCCGACGAGCACGAGTGGGTGGCCCGGGAGGATGGAAACCTGGTTTCGATCGGGATTTCCGCTGTCGCAACGGATGCGTTGGGCGACATTGTGTACGTGGACCTGCCCGAGGTGGGCTCTGCTGTGACGGCGGGGGAGACCTGTGGCGAGGTGGAATCCACGAAGTCTGTTTCTGATTTGTATTCGCCCGTGACGGGTGAGGTGGTGGAGATCAATACTGGAGTTGTGGATGATCCCGCCCTGATCAACAACGATCCGTACGGAGCCGGCTGGCTCTTCAAGGTAGCTGCCGAATCCGAAGGGCCCCTGCTGTCCGCTCAGGACTACGCGTCCAAAAACGGCGGGGACCTGTAG
- a CDS encoding L-serine ammonia-lyase — protein MAVGVFDLFSIGIGPSSSHTVGPMRAAAVFAEELKSTGALDRVASLRVDLYGSLAATGHGHGTMTAILLGLEGFHPELILPEEVEERLATIAETGILQLAGAVPLPYGVKDMVLRPLTILPRHTNGMAFTIFDAEDEILHTATFFSVGGGFIVREGEEDAAQQQLEESKKELPLPFRTAAELLGRCQSKGLSIADIMLVNEKASRSEEDIREGLLHIYSVMEGCVQTSLKRDGVLPGGLKVRRRAPDWYDRLKKESSRPDAEGQDQEFHDPKYWQEWVNLIALAVNEENASGGRVVTAPTNGAAGIIPAVLYYALHFAPGMENASQEDRDDVVVRFLLAAGAVGVLYKEQASISGAEVGCQGEVGSASSMAAAGLAEVMGGTPAQVENAAEIAMEHNLGLTCDPIGGLVQVPCIERNAIAAAKAINAAKMALWGDGSHRVSLDEVIVTMRETGKDMSSKYKETAMGGLAVNVAVC, from the coding sequence ATGGCTGTTGGTGTCTTTGATCTCTTTTCCATCGGGATCGGGCCTTCGAGCTCGCATACGGTGGGGCCGATGCGGGCTGCCGCTGTCTTCGCCGAGGAGCTGAAGTCCACCGGAGCCCTGGACCGGGTGGCGTCGCTGCGGGTTGACCTGTACGGCTCGCTCGCGGCGACCGGCCACGGGCACGGCACCATGACCGCCATCCTGCTGGGGCTGGAGGGCTTCCATCCGGAGCTGATCCTGCCGGAGGAGGTGGAGGAGCGGCTGGCAACGATTGCCGAGACCGGGATCCTGCAGCTGGCCGGTGCCGTGCCCCTGCCGTATGGGGTGAAGGATATGGTGCTGCGGCCGCTGACCATCCTGCCGCGGCACACCAACGGCATGGCCTTCACTATCTTTGATGCCGAGGACGAGATCCTTCACACAGCAACGTTCTTTTCGGTGGGCGGCGGGTTTATCGTCCGGGAGGGCGAGGAGGACGCGGCACAGCAGCAGCTGGAGGAATCCAAGAAGGAACTGCCACTGCCCTTCCGCACAGCGGCGGAACTCCTGGGCCGCTGCCAGAGCAAGGGCCTCTCGATCGCCGACATCATGCTGGTCAACGAGAAGGCCTCCCGCTCGGAGGAGGACATCCGCGAAGGCCTGCTGCACATCTACTCGGTGATGGAGGGCTGTGTGCAGACCAGCCTGAAGCGCGACGGCGTGCTGCCCGGGGGGCTGAAGGTCCGCCGTCGGGCGCCGGACTGGTACGACCGGCTGAAGAAGGAAAGCTCACGGCCGGACGCTGAGGGCCAGGACCAGGAGTTCCATGACCCGAAGTATTGGCAGGAGTGGGTTAACTTGATTGCCCTGGCGGTGAATGAGGAGAACGCGTCGGGCGGCCGGGTGGTCACCGCACCCACGAACGGGGCCGCGGGGATTATTCCGGCGGTGCTGTACTACGCGCTGCACTTTGCCCCGGGGATGGAGAACGCCAGCCAGGAGGACCGCGACGACGTGGTGGTCAGGTTCCTGCTCGCTGCCGGCGCCGTCGGGGTGCTGTACAAGGAGCAGGCGTCCATTTCCGGTGCTGAGGTGGGCTGCCAGGGCGAGGTGGGCTCGGCGTCGTCCATGGCCGCGGCAGGCCTGGCCGAGGTGATGGGCGGAACCCCTGCCCAGGTGGAGAACGCCGCGGAGATCGCGATGGAGCACAACCTGGGCCTGACGTGCGATCCGATCGGCGGGCTGGTGCAGGTGCCCTGCATCGAACGGAACGCGATCGCTGCGGCGAAGGCGATCAACGCGGCGAAGATGGCCCTCTGGGGCGACGGCTCCCACCGGGTCTCGCTCGATGAAGTGATCGTGACCATGCGCGAAACCGGCAAGGACATGAGCTCCAAATACAAGGAAACGGCCATGGGCGGCCTCGCCGTCAACGTAGCTGTGTGCTAG